The DNA segment GATCCCggggtggtggtggtggtggactCGCCGGAGGTGAAGCGGCTGAGGGAGAATCTCCTGGACAGTTTggacgacgacgatgatgaggcCGAGTTCGGTACCGCGAGTTCGGATCTGGACTCGTTCATGAAGAGCTTCGAGAAGGAGATTGCTTCCGACGGCGGAGACGCGGTGGAGGTGGTGGATCTGGTTTCCGGCTCCGAAGAATCTCGGCCGGAGCTGGGGTACTTGTTGGAGGCTTCCGACGATGATCTAGGCCTGCCGCCGACGACGTCGTCTCCGTGCGCGGCGCAGAAATCTGAGCTGGGATCCGATTTCTGGGGGTTCGAACCGGAGATTCCGGGTTATGATTCGGACGGATACGGGTTCGTTCAGACGGAGAACTTTAGCGGCGGTGACAGTGGATATGTAGCCATTGACGGGTTGTTTGACTATTCGGATATGGGTTTAGGGTCGGGTGACTTTTTGTGGAGACCCGAAAGGATGCCGGCCCAATAGTGTGGGCTTCTTCAATGTTTACTGTTTAGGCAAAGAATATttgttaatataattttttttttccccttaaCTTTGTTTTAGAAATTTTCAATCGTTTCGAAAATTGAAGATGCACTAATATTTTAGGCAACAACTTTAGAGGGATATTAGAGCCAACAAAAATGCTCGAATAGTCATAATAGAACTTCAAACCTCATCCCAAATATAAAATATGCGAATTGCATGTTAATAAAATAGTGCTTTGTATGTaattgtttgagtttttttttctctttttaaattattttttttcagagAATAAGGGGGCAAGGAAGTGCTTGCTTTGTTTCTAAATGAATATTAGTTTACTTGGCAACGCTTTTAATTCCCATAACAAAGAACTTAAGAAATTCTCGTTAATCTTGACAAAATCATCGGTCGATCCAAAGACGTTATACATCTTTTAGAACATGTCAATCGGTAAAATAAAActtataaataaaatagaaaatgaacATAAATAAGAGAAGACAGAAAGTTGTGACAAAGAGGAGGTGGAGAGGATAAGGTCATGATACTAGCCTTTCCACAATTAAAACATGCATATGTTTAAATATAAAAACTTTTACAAATCAATTTTATGAGTTAGAATTTTTATTTGAGACGATcgtgaaaaattattaatttttaggttaaaaatattattttttatgataaatATGAGAAAAGTTAATCCGTCTCACCAATAAATATGTCAAAAGATGAGTACATCTTTTGTGAGACGAGTTCATGCATCCATGTTTATGAGATGGGGTCGAAttcactcatatatatataatgaaagtaatatttttataaaaaaaaaataatatttttggttaaTCGAATTGAACCAGAGCTTTATCTCacaaattaacttaaaaaatcGTTTCACATGTTTTTTTTGTGTAAAACGATAATAATGAAAGAAAACATAAATGGAGTCAGTGGAAATTATCCCATCAATTTATCTAGTTTATGTATGTATGTTATAATCGAATTTGATGCTCTACTTGTCATTGAAGTGCTTAACACTCATGAGCTAGATTTGtctaatttaagtttaattattgATGATTGTAAAAGACTATTGTTTGATGTTCCCGTCTATAGATTTGTTTTATGAAATGATCAGCGAATCAAGCTGCACATGTTCTTGCTATGAGAGTTGTTTCTATGTCTGACCCGATAGGATGAATCTCTCCTAATCCTATTTTTTTATCTGATGTAATTGTCCCTGATTTGGTATGATATAAAAGTCTTGtttgtttttttcaaaaaatatatatatttgtatatactTTATTGTGAGAGAACA comes from the Henckelia pumila isolate YLH828 chromosome 1, ASM3356847v2, whole genome shotgun sequence genome and includes:
- the LOC140875430 gene encoding uncharacterized protein, coding for MEDSKGKKRLRDEPVDPGVVVVVDSPEVKRLRENLLDSLDDDDDEAEFGTASSDLDSFMKSFEKEIASDGGDAVEVVDLVSGSEESRPELGYLLEASDDDLGLPPTTSSPCAAQKSELGSDFWGFEPEIPGYDSDGYGFVQTENFSGGDSGYVAIDGLFDYSDMGLGSGDFLWRPERMPAQ